TAATTCCAGAGTCTAATAGAATTACTGGTAACATTGGAATTGAATATTTAATATTTGAATACAGACTAAACATTTATGCAGAGTATTTTCAAAAAATAGAACATAATTTATTGGGGATACCTGGAACTAAAGTTTCAGAGATCAAAGATGTTTATTCTCATGCCCAAGCACTTTCACAATGTTCAAAATTTATAAAATCTAATAATCTCACTGAACATGTAAGAGCTGACACGGCTGGATCTGCAGAGATGGTTTCAATAAGCAAAGATAAATCTAAAGCTGCAATAGCCTCTTCATTAAGTGCTAAAACATATAATTTAGAAATTATAAAAAACAATATTGAGAATGAGAAAGGAAATTTAACAAGATTTCTTGTTATGGGTAAAAAAATATTACAACCTGAATTTAGTGGAAAAAAATATATTACTTCTTTTTTATTTAAATTAAAAAGTAAACCTGCAGCCCTGTATCAATCTTTAGGTGGGTTTGCTATTAATGGAGTAAATCTAACAAAGTTGCAGAGTTATCCTGAAAAAAATTCTTTCGACTCTTTTTTCTTTTTATGTGATTTAGATGGTCATATTGAAGAGCCAAGAGTACAAAAATCACTTGAAGATTTAGGATTACATTGCCAAGATTTTCACGTCCTAGGTGTTTTTGAAGCTGACAAACAGAGAGAAATAAATAAATAACTTTTCTTGTAGATAAGAAATTATTACTGTTATAATAGTTTTGGAGGCTAGAGGTGGATGCTGCTTGAACCCGACCAGATCTTAACGGAAGCAGTCGTAAAGACAGTTTTTCAGGTTCTAGTCTCCTCGTAAATATGAGCAATGATACAAAAGTATTAGCACTTAAATATAGACCACAAAATTTTGATGATCTTATTGGTCAAGATGTAGTTGCAGAAACTATAACAAATTCAATAGTGGCTAATAAAGTTCCTAATGCATATTTATTCACTGGAATTAGAGGAGTTGGAAAAACCACTATAGCAAGAATAGTTGCTAAGGCACTTAATTGTAAAAATGGAATTCAAAAAAATTGTCAAAATAAATGTGATAATTGTCAGGCGATAACTAATTCTAATCATATTGATGTTTTAGAAATGGATGCTGCGAGCAGAACCGGTGTAGACGATGTTAGAGAATTAATTGAGTTTTCTAGATATGGACCAACTTCATCAAAGTATAAAATTTTTATAATTGATGAGGTTCATATGTTGAGCAAACAAGCATTTAATGCCCTTTTAAAAACTTTAGAAGAACCACCAGAATATCTAAAGTTTATTTTTGCAACAACTGAAATAAAAAAGATTCCAGTTACAGTTATATCAAGATGTCAAAGATTTGATTTATCAAGAATTAAATCGTCTGAATTATTCAATTATATCAAAAATATTAAAGATAAAGAGGGAGGCAAAATCACTGATGATGCATTAAAATTAATAGTAAAAATTTCGGAAGGTTCAGTAAGAGATGCACTATCCTTATTAGATAGAGCATTGTTAACTTTAGATTCTAAAACTGAATTAGATTTAAAAACAGCACAAAAAATTTTTGGTTTTTTTGATAAATCACAATTAATCGATTTATTTGAATTTATTCTTAACGGAGATGAGATTAAAGTTATAGAGATTTATAGAAAAATTTATGACCAAGGTGTTGAGCCAAAAATCTTTATCAATGATTTCTTAGAATTACTTTATTACTTTAAAAATATTAAGTCATTAACATTAGAAAGCACAAATTTCTCATTAAATGACCAAGAATTTCAAAGGATCAAAGATTTAAATAAAAATCTTGATCCGAGCGTATTGATTTTATTTTGGCAATTTACAATATCGACTCTTGATGAACTCGTTATAGTTTCAAATCAACATTTATCAATGGAGATGTTTTTGTTAAGGCTGATATATTTAAGTTCGATAAAATTGGAGAAAAATACAGATATAAATTCTTTAAGCGAAAATCCAGTTATAGATAAAGAAATTTATGATCAATCAAAACCAATAAATCAAATTAAGAATATTTATCAAGAAGAAAAAAGTAAACCAGAAATTCATAAAGAAATTAAATCTGAAAAAAAAATATTTATTAATAACTTGGAAAAGTTAATACAGACTTGTGTTGATAAAAAAGAAATTAAACTTAAGTATGAATTGGAAAAAAACGTTAATCTTGTAAAATTTGAAAAAAATATAATTGAGATATCTTTTAATGAAAATTTAGATAAAAATTTTGTTAAAGAACTTTCCTCAAAACTTTTTGAATGGACAGGTGAGAGATGGATGATTTCATTTAGTCAATTAAAAGGTGACGTTTCAATGAAAGAAAAAAGACAAGAAATAAAGAAATCTTTAATAGAAGAAATAAAAAGTTCAAAAACTTATAAAGATGTAATAAAAAATTTTCCTGACGCAGAATTAATTGATGTTAATTTAAATAAAGAGGATGAGCCTCATGACTGATTTTACAAAAATTTTAGATAAAGCAAAAGAACTTGAGTCTAAAATGAAAGAAAGTCAAAAAAAAATTAAGGAAATCAGAGTTGAGGGAGTTTCAGGTTCAAATTCAGTAAAAGTAATTCTTGATGGAGAGGGAGAGATGCAATCAATCAAATTATCAGAGGAAATCATGAAAGAAGATAAAACTATAATAGAAGATTTAATAGTTGCTGCTCATAATAGCGCTAAGTCACAACTTAAAACAAAAACAGCTGAAGAAATTTCAAAAGCAACAGGTGGGCTTGGGATACCTGGATTTAAGTGGCCACTATAGTAAATGCAAAATATCTCAGAGATAGAAGAACTTATTAAGTTGATATCAAAATTACCAGGTCTGGGACCTAAATCTGCAAAAAGAATTGTTTTAAAATTAGTAAATAATAGAAATGAGCTTGTAAAGCCGTTGGCGAATACTTTGGCTCAAGTTTATAAAAATGTTGTGAGATGTAATTTATGTGGCACCTTAAAGTCTAATTTAGCCGGATGTTCAAATTGTGAGAATACAAAAAATAAATTTACAAAAATTTGTGTAGTTGAAGATATTGCTGATCAGTGGTCGATAGAAAATTCAAATATTTTTCAGGGTTATTTTCATATTTTAGGTGGAACGATATCATCTGCTGGTAATAAAAAAGAAGATTTATTAATCAATTCTTTGATTGAAAGAGTAAAGAAAGAGAAAATTGATGAAGTTATTTTAGCAACTAGTGCAACAGTAGAAGGTCAAACAACGGCATTTTATATACAAGATAGTTTAAAAGATACAAATGCTAAGATTACAAAATTAGCGCAAGGTCTGCCAGTTGGTGGCGAAATAGAGAGTCTTGATGATGGTACTTTGCTTTCTGCTTTTAAAAATAGATCTAAATTAAACTCTAATTCAAGTTAATTTTTTTTTTAATCGATTTAAATGTAATAGTGGCTCCGTGTATCCTGAAGGTTGATCTTTTCCTTTAAAAATAAGTTCACATGCAGTTTGAAATGCTATGGACCTATCATAATCAGTGCTCATTTTAATATAATTTCGATCATTCTCATTTTGTTTGTCCACAATCTTTGCCATTTCTTTCATTATTTCTATGACTTGTATCTTTGTTGTAACACCGTGATGTACCCAGTTTGCAATATGTTGAGAAGAAATCCTTAAGGTTGCCCTGTCTTCCATCAACCCAACATTGTTTATGTCTGGTACTTTAGAACAACCTATACCTTGATCAATCCATCTTACAACGTAACCAAGTAATGTCTGAGCAGAATTTGAGATTTCTCTATTAATTTCATCAACTGACCAATTCGGTCTGTCTGCAATAGGAATAGTAAGTAGATCATCAATATTTGCCTTTTCTCTTTTGGCTAATTTTTTTTGAACATCAAAAATATTAATTTCATGATAATGTAAAGCATGAAGAGCTGCCGCAGTTGGAGACGGAACCCACGCACAATTTGCTCCCGCTTTAAGATGACCAGTTTTTTGATCTAACATATCTTTCATCTTATCAGGCATAGCCCACATTCCTTTACCTATTTGAGCTTTACCTGAAAAGCCACAGGCTAAACCTATATCAACATTGTTATTTTCATAAGCCCCAATCCATTTTGAGGATTTCATATCACCCTTTTTAATCATTGGTCCTGCTTCCATTGATGTGTGCATTTCATCACCTGTACGATCAAGGAAACCAGTATTAATAAAGAAAACTCTATGTTTTAAGGTTCTGATACACTCCTTAAGATTTGATGACGTTCTTCTTTCTTCGTCCATAATTCCAATTTTACAGGTGTATTTTTTTAATTTAAGTATCTCTTCAACTTTAGTAAAGATTTCATTTGTAAATGCTGTTTCGTCTGGACCATGCATCTTTGGTTTTACAATATATATCGAACCAGTTCTTGAATTTCCTTTTTTTTTAATATCCTGAAGAGCTGCTGCAGTTGTTATAAAAGCATCCATCAATCCCTCTGGAATTTCACTTCCATCTTTCAATATTATAGAGGGATTAGTCATCAAATGACCAACATTTCTAATTAATAAAAGACTTCTACCATGTAATTTTAATCCTTTTCCTTCTTTTGAAATGTAACTTCTGTTTGGATTCAGTTTTCTCTCTAATGTTTTTCCCTCTTTTTCAAACCGTGTGACTAGATCACCCTTCATTAATCCAAGCCAATTTCTATAACAGCTCACTTTATCTTGAGCGTCCACTGCTGCAACGCTGTCTTCATTATCACATATTGTTGAAACTGCAGATTCTAGTATTATGTCACTTATTCCTGCATGATCCTGCTGAGCACTAAAAGCTCTTGGATTTTTAAGTATTTCAATATGAAGGTTATTATTTTTTAATATTATTGCGGATGGGTTATCTGCTTCACCTCGATGACCAATAAATTTACTTGCATCTTTCAAAGTTGTCACATCAATACCTTTTAAAATTTTTAAATTTTTATCTTGAATTGCAATTCCAGTTATTTTTTTCCAGCTAAAATCCTTTAAAGCAAAATATTTATCTAAAAATTCCCTACCATACTTAATTACAATCTCTCCTCGTTCCGGATCATATCTTTCTGACGTGCTATCTTCAGATGCTTCGATTGCATCAGTACCATACAAACTATCGTACAAACTCATCCATCTTGCATTAGCAGCATTCAAAGCGTAACGAGCATTCATAATTGGAACAACTAATTGAGGTCCAGCTATTGTAGCGATCTCTTCGTCAATATCACTTGTTTCAATTTTAAAATCAGGACCTTCATCTTTTAAATAGCCTATTTCTTTTAAAAAATTTTTGTATTCTTTAATTTGAATGTCTTTTCCTTTGTTATCAATGTGCCATTTATCAATTTTTTTTTGAAGTGTTTCTC
The DNA window shown above is from Candidatus Pelagibacter sp. RS39 and carries:
- a CDS encoding malate synthase G, giving the protein MTSKYHSIGNLKVSEELLHFVNNELFNGTDISPEKFWKDFDKAVHELAPKNKELIVFRETLQKKIDKWHIDNKGKDIQIKEYKNFLKEIGYLKDEGPDFKIETSDIDEEIATIAGPQLVVPIMNARYALNAANARWMSLYDSLYGTDAIEASEDSTSERYDPERGEIVIKYGREFLDKYFALKDFSWKKITGIAIQDKNLKILKGIDVTTLKDASKFIGHRGEADNPSAIILKNNNLHIEILKNPRAFSAQQDHAGISDIILESAVSTICDNEDSVAAVDAQDKVSCYRNWLGLMKGDLVTRFEKEGKTLERKLNPNRSYISKEGKGLKLHGRSLLLIRNVGHLMTNPSIILKDGSEIPEGLMDAFITTAAALQDIKKKGNSRTGSIYIVKPKMHGPDETAFTNEIFTKVEEILKLKKYTCKIGIMDEERRTSSNLKECIRTLKHRVFFINTGFLDRTGDEMHTSMEAGPMIKKGDMKSSKWIGAYENNNVDIGLACGFSGKAQIGKGMWAMPDKMKDMLDQKTGHLKAGANCAWVPSPTAAALHALHYHEINIFDVQKKLAKREKANIDDLLTIPIADRPNWSVDEINREISNSAQTLLGYVVRWIDQGIGCSKVPDINNVGLMEDRATLRISSQHIANWVHHGVTTKIQVIEIMKEMAKIVDKQNENDRNYIKMSTDYDRSIAFQTACELIFKGKDQPSGYTEPLLHLNRLKKKLT
- the dnaX gene encoding DNA polymerase III subunit gamma/tau, with protein sequence MSNDTKVLALKYRPQNFDDLIGQDVVAETITNSIVANKVPNAYLFTGIRGVGKTTIARIVAKALNCKNGIQKNCQNKCDNCQAITNSNHIDVLEMDAASRTGVDDVRELIEFSRYGPTSSKYKIFIIDEVHMLSKQAFNALLKTLEEPPEYLKFIFATTEIKKIPVTVISRCQRFDLSRIKSSELFNYIKNIKDKEGGKITDDALKLIVKISEGSVRDALSLLDRALLTLDSKTELDLKTAQKIFGFFDKSQLIDLFEFILNGDEIKVIEIYRKIYDQGVEPKIFINDFLELLYYFKNIKSLTLESTNFSLNDQEFQRIKDLNKNLDPSVLILFWQFTISTLDELVIVSNQHLSMEMFLLRLIYLSSIKLEKNTDINSLSENPVIDKEIYDQSKPINQIKNIYQEEKSKPEIHKEIKSEKKIFINNLEKLIQTCVDKKEIKLKYELEKNVNLVKFEKNIIEISFNENLDKNFVKELSSKLFEWTGERWMISFSQLKGDVSMKEKRQEIKKSLIEEIKSSKTYKDVIKNFPDAELIDVNLNKEDEPHD
- the recR gene encoding recombination mediator RecR, whose product is MQNISEIEELIKLISKLPGLGPKSAKRIVLKLVNNRNELVKPLANTLAQVYKNVVRCNLCGTLKSNLAGCSNCENTKNKFTKICVVEDIADQWSIENSNIFQGYFHILGGTISSAGNKKEDLLINSLIERVKKEKIDEVILATSATVEGQTTAFYIQDSLKDTNAKITKLAQGLPVGGEIESLDDGTLLSAFKNRSKLNSNSS
- a CDS encoding YbaB/EbfC family nucleoid-associated protein codes for the protein MTDFTKILDKAKELESKMKESQKKIKEIRVEGVSGSNSVKVILDGEGEMQSIKLSEEIMKEDKTIIEDLIVAAHNSAKSQLKTKTAEEISKATGGLGIPGFKWPL
- a CDS encoding prephenate dehydratase domain-containing protein, with translation MSKIYFQGTFGAYSHLAALSIDPKAEVVPCKTFDDCFVQASKDTNSKIIIPESNRITGNIGIEYLIFEYRLNIYAEYFQKIEHNLLGIPGTKVSEIKDVYSHAQALSQCSKFIKSNNLTEHVRADTAGSAEMVSISKDKSKAAIASSLSAKTYNLEIIKNNIENEKGNLTRFLVMGKKILQPEFSGKKYITSFLFKLKSKPAALYQSLGGFAINGVNLTKLQSYPEKNSFDSFFFLCDLDGHIEEPRVQKSLEDLGLHCQDFHVLGVFEADKQREINK